One segment of Tindallia magadiensis DNA contains the following:
- a CDS encoding insulinase family protein, which translates to MELVYNQEYHGFILEEKKALNDLNAVGYLFRHKKSGAKLFYLSCQDDNKVFSVTFRTPPRSNNGLPHILEHSVLCGSRKYPLKDPFVELAKGSMNTFLNAMTFSDKTMYPVASRNKQDFMNLMDVYLDSVFYPNIYERPEILQQEGWHYEWKQDVDELSIKGVVYNEMKGAFSSPEQMLFRKTQESLFPDTPYGYESGGDPQYIPSLTQKEFIEYHKEYYHPSNAYFYFYGDGDILEHLEYLNKEYLKEFDAIKTNSSINWQQPFAEPVTKMIQYPISSEEKTENKTYLSLNIVVGNSKDPELHLAMDMLNTILLGTSAAPLKKKLIEAEVGRDVFGYYDGSIQQPVFGIVAKNSNESLADQFQKVIFETLKDLVQNGIDKALIESVINSHEFKLREADFGRYPKGLIYGMKLMESWLYDADPYIHLEYSPVLERIKKSLSEPYFEKLIQTYLLENTHCSFIKVIPEPGLNDKKEQAIAEKLNQQKSKMSPEEVTELVEENAKLEAWQNQEASIEEIESIPLLSINDLESEPEKIPMQVSHLGRVPVLKHPLFTNNIVYTNLYFDVNQLTLEEMPTVGLLISLLGRLSTESFHYEDLSNEIYLHTGGIGFSVEGFSQNGDPTEYAPKVQLQARALTHKSKEMWFLIEEIGMRTKWTEKKRIREVIREIKSRLEMSILQEGHMVSAKRALSYLSPIAQFQELVSGIEFYHYISELEENYDNRYEKLITEFKGLQHKIFNISNLTVSLTAEDDDIEKMDNHLAHYFQQLDQTEPKESAKSIRSTNPRKNEGMYLSSDVQYVAKAGNLIKAGYKYTGSLQVLKTMISLDYLWKKVRVVGGAYGAMAGFQRNGNMYLVSYRDPNLEETLQVYKDLIEYVSNFSADEREMRKYIIGTMSRIDAPLTPAMKAEKSDAHYFSGITQEDLYEERQAILSTTPETITSLADMLQESLREEYICVVGNENKIKKAQGIFQRLVPVLR; encoded by the coding sequence ATGGAATTAGTCTATAATCAAGAGTATCATGGATTTATATTAGAAGAAAAGAAGGCATTAAATGATTTAAATGCAGTTGGCTACCTGTTCCGTCATAAAAAAAGTGGTGCGAAACTATTTTATCTATCCTGCCAAGATGATAACAAGGTTTTTTCTGTAACCTTTAGAACACCACCGCGAAGTAATAATGGACTGCCACATATATTGGAACACTCGGTACTGTGTGGATCAAGAAAATATCCATTAAAAGATCCTTTTGTAGAACTTGCAAAAGGATCAATGAATACGTTTTTGAACGCCATGACATTTTCTGATAAGACGATGTATCCAGTAGCAAGTAGAAATAAACAAGATTTTATGAACTTGATGGATGTGTATTTAGATAGTGTTTTTTATCCCAATATCTACGAACGGCCAGAAATATTGCAGCAAGAAGGTTGGCATTATGAGTGGAAGCAAGATGTGGACGAATTGTCGATCAAAGGGGTAGTGTACAATGAGATGAAAGGCGCTTTTTCTTCTCCGGAGCAGATGTTGTTTCGAAAAACGCAAGAATCTCTATTTCCGGATACTCCTTATGGATACGAGTCAGGAGGGGATCCACAGTATATCCCATCACTAACTCAAAAAGAATTTATCGAATACCATAAAGAATATTATCATCCTTCTAATGCTTATTTTTATTTCTATGGCGACGGAGATATATTGGAACATCTTGAATACTTGAACAAAGAGTACCTGAAAGAGTTTGATGCAATAAAAACAAACTCATCAATAAATTGGCAGCAACCGTTTGCTGAGCCAGTAACAAAAATGATTCAATACCCTATATCATCAGAAGAAAAAACTGAAAATAAAACATACCTTAGTTTGAATATTGTAGTGGGAAATTCAAAAGATCCAGAGCTTCATCTTGCAATGGATATGCTTAACACGATTCTTTTGGGAACATCGGCAGCGCCCTTGAAGAAAAAATTAATTGAGGCGGAAGTAGGAAGAGATGTTTTTGGTTATTACGATGGTTCGATACAGCAACCAGTTTTTGGGATTGTGGCAAAAAACAGCAATGAATCATTGGCAGATCAGTTTCAAAAAGTTATTTTTGAAACATTAAAAGACCTTGTTCAGAACGGGATAGATAAAGCATTAATTGAATCAGTTATTAATTCTCATGAGTTCAAATTACGAGAAGCCGATTTTGGACGTTATCCCAAAGGATTGATTTACGGGATGAAGTTAATGGAAAGCTGGCTTTACGATGCTGACCCTTACATTCATCTGGAGTATAGTCCGGTTTTGGAAAGGATAAAAAAATCTCTTAGTGAACCTTATTTCGAAAAGCTTATTCAAACTTATTTATTAGAAAATACACATTGTAGCTTTATTAAAGTGATTCCTGAACCCGGCCTTAATGATAAAAAAGAACAAGCGATAGCAGAGAAACTAAATCAACAAAAGAGCAAAATGTCTCCAGAAGAAGTTACTGAGCTCGTTGAAGAAAACGCTAAGTTGGAAGCTTGGCAAAACCAGGAAGCATCAATTGAGGAAATAGAGTCGATCCCATTACTGTCCATTAATGATTTAGAATCAGAGCCTGAAAAAATCCCGATGCAGGTTTCACATTTGGGTCGAGTGCCAGTATTGAAACATCCATTATTTACGAATAACATAGTGTATACAAATTTATACTTTGATGTGAATCAGTTAACCCTTGAAGAAATGCCGACAGTTGGGTTATTGATTAGTCTATTAGGAAGGCTAAGTACTGAAAGTTTTCATTATGAAGACTTGTCTAATGAAATATACTTGCATACTGGTGGCATTGGGTTTAGTGTAGAAGGGTTTTCGCAAAATGGAGATCCAACAGAATATGCGCCTAAAGTTCAACTTCAGGCACGAGCATTAACCCACAAAAGCAAGGAAATGTGGTTTCTAATAGAAGAAATAGGAATGAGAACGAAATGGACAGAAAAGAAAAGAATAAGAGAAGTGATAAGAGAGATTAAATCTCGACTTGAGATGAGTATTCTTCAAGAAGGACATATGGTGTCAGCTAAAAGAGCACTTTCCTATCTATCACCGATCGCTCAGTTTCAGGAACTAGTTTCTGGGATAGAGTTTTATCATTACATTTCAGAACTGGAGGAAAATTATGATAATAGGTATGAAAAGCTCATAACAGAATTTAAAGGACTACAGCATAAAATATTTAATATAAGCAACTTAACGGTAAGCCTTACAGCAGAAGATGACGATATAGAAAAAATGGACAACCATCTGGCGCACTACTTTCAACAATTAGATCAGACTGAGCCAAAAGAGTCAGCCAAAAGTATTCGATCAACAAATCCAAGAAAAAATGAAGGTATGTACCTGTCGAGCGATGTTCAATATGTAGCAAAAGCAGGAAATCTTATAAAAGCTGGTTATAAGTATACGGGAAGCTTACAAGTACTCAAAACCATGATAAGTTTAGATTATTTATGGAAAAAAGTAAGAGTAGTTGGTGGAGCTTATGGAGCGATGGCCGGTTTTCAGCGTAATGGAAATATGTATTTGGTTTCTTATCGAGATCCTAATTTGGAAGAGACACTGCAAGTATATAAGGATTTAATTGAGTATGTTTCGAATTTTTCAGCGGATGAGAGGGAAATGAGGAAATATATTATTGGAACAATGAGTCGCATAGATGCTCCTCTAACTCCTGCCATGAAAGCGGAAAAATCAGATGCTCATTATTTTTCCGGTATCACGCAAGAAGATTTATATGAAGAAAGGCAAGCTATTTTATCAACCACTCCGGAGACTATTACATCGCTTGCTGATATGCTTCAGGAAAGTCTTCGTGAAGAATATATTTGTGTGGTAGGAAATGAAAATAAAATTAAAAAAGCACAGGGAATCTTCCAAAGGCTTGTCCCAGTGCTAAGATAA
- a CDS encoding OmpA family protein has protein sequence MKIRRRNFRKQSEAENFWPSFTDIISTIALVLFFLMLLAYIQNIISGKNLEFAEQQVIDTQRRLEQANVEISQAEDNLRLIEDRLEEVKAEVEAGEIALQLSEEQIEEQREIIAESNRELGDLRTRLESVAVLRLDVLERVKTSIETELGSTTSEGDPLVSIAANGNIIINEGLVFDYNSATVKREGIELLDQLAIAFERVLDDRSTRNNIDAISIQGHTDNTGSAEYNRDLSTRRATSVVNHMMNANPNLERKYADFFAATGYSEFRPIASNRTASGRSQNRRIEISIILKDDQVQNIIETYLEDSMDIFE, from the coding sequence ATGAAAATTAGAAGACGAAATTTTAGAAAACAGTCAGAAGCAGAAAACTTTTGGCCCTCTTTCACGGATATTATTTCTACCATTGCATTAGTTTTATTTTTCCTAATGCTTCTTGCCTATATCCAGAATATTATTTCAGGAAAGAATCTGGAATTTGCTGAGCAACAAGTGATTGACACACAAAGGAGACTTGAACAAGCTAATGTGGAAATAAGTCAAGCAGAAGATAATTTGAGACTTATCGAAGATAGACTCGAAGAAGTTAAAGCAGAAGTAGAAGCTGGCGAAATCGCTCTTCAATTATCAGAAGAGCAAATAGAAGAGCAACGAGAAATCATTGCCGAAAGTAATCGCGAATTGGGAGATCTTAGAACCCGTTTAGAAAGCGTTGCTGTTCTGCGTCTTGATGTATTGGAGAGAGTAAAAACATCTATCGAAACGGAACTTGGCTCAACTACTTCTGAAGGTGATCCTTTAGTAAGTATTGCCGCCAATGGCAATATCATCATCAATGAAGGATTGGTTTTTGACTATAATTCTGCTACCGTCAAAAGAGAAGGCATTGAATTATTAGATCAACTTGCCATTGCTTTTGAAAGAGTATTAGACGATCGGTCAACCAGAAACAACATTGATGCCATTAGCATCCAAGGGCATACAGACAATACTGGAAGTGCGGAATATAACCGAGATTTATCTACTAGGCGTGCTACTTCTGTTGTGAATCACATGATGAATGCTAACCCTAATTTAGAAAGAAAATATGCTGACTTTTTTGCTGCCACAGGATACTCTGAGTTTCGACCGATTGCTTCCAATCGGACAGCTTCTGGTCGTTCTCAAAATAGACGAATCGAAATATCTATTATCTTAAAGGATGATCAGGTGCAAAATATTATTGAAACATATTTGGAAGATTCCATGGATATTTTTGAATAA
- the recJ gene encoding single-stranded-DNA-specific exonuclease RecJ, which yields MNFNEKKWNYLQNESQLPGVYNPYIEKILMLKGIQDIEEMDEFLSEKPIRTYDPGKLYNMDKVVERIKIALDRQEKIVFYGDYDVDGITSVALLIDFFYPLSKNIDYYIPMRRGEGYGLNKEAIDELKKGYQADLMITVDCGISAVEEIQYAKNQGIDVIVTDHHSPGKEMPDCLIINPKHPDCQYPYKNLCGCAVAFKVAQALQVSLDLPKTHLNKLLDLVALATICDVVPLENENRTLVKYGLRLINRKKRTGIRVLLEQIGMSDKEITAGHVGFVIGPHFNASGRMDDAALGVRLLMTQNDSVAQKIATDLIKLNKERRHTQDIGLETCKNLVDKHFLQDLFLTVEAPDLHEGVIGIIAGRLRDLYYRPILVLTPSEEDPDIYTGSGRSVEGFHLFNALSELDHLMIKFGGHANACGLKIKRENIDVLRNKLNQCIEKELKKNPDLLKKKVNIYAEMTPDHVDEELIDQLKRLEPYGMGNEKPMFVMKNLSLCKDSPVQSLGKENQHVKINQFNQGENLISGNIEIIGFGYTEDAGKIFEKSSFFDLVFFPQINEWRGKKTKQLLIGDMKASDKR from the coding sequence ATGAATTTTAATGAAAAAAAATGGAATTACTTACAAAATGAATCGCAGCTACCAGGTGTTTATAATCCATATATAGAAAAAATACTAATGCTTAAAGGAATTCAGGATATCGAAGAAATGGATGAATTCCTTTCAGAAAAACCTATCAGGACATATGATCCTGGCAAATTATACAATATGGATAAAGTAGTTGAACGAATTAAAATAGCTTTAGATCGTCAAGAAAAAATTGTTTTCTATGGTGATTATGACGTTGATGGGATTACATCCGTTGCACTTTTGATTGATTTTTTCTATCCTTTGTCAAAAAATATTGATTACTATATTCCTATGAGAAGAGGAGAGGGTTACGGTCTAAACAAGGAAGCCATTGATGAATTAAAAAAAGGATACCAGGCTGATTTGATGATTACTGTAGATTGTGGTATTAGTGCTGTGGAAGAAATTCAGTATGCGAAGAATCAGGGAATAGATGTTATTGTAACGGATCATCATTCTCCGGGAAAAGAAATGCCTGACTGTCTGATTATCAATCCAAAACATCCAGATTGCCAGTATCCATACAAAAACTTATGTGGGTGTGCGGTTGCATTTAAGGTGGCACAGGCATTACAGGTATCATTGGATCTTCCTAAGACACACTTAAATAAACTATTGGATTTAGTTGCATTAGCAACTATTTGTGATGTGGTTCCGTTAGAAAATGAGAATAGAACTTTAGTAAAATATGGCCTCAGGTTAATCAATCGAAAGAAAAGAACTGGTATTAGGGTATTACTTGAACAAATAGGCATGAGCGATAAAGAAATAACAGCAGGTCATGTGGGTTTTGTGATCGGACCACATTTCAATGCTTCTGGTCGCATGGACGATGCAGCATTAGGTGTAAGATTGCTTATGACACAAAACGATTCAGTAGCTCAAAAAATTGCAACAGATCTTATAAAATTGAATAAAGAAAGACGACATACGCAAGATATTGGGCTGGAGACTTGTAAAAATTTAGTAGATAAACACTTTTTACAGGATCTATTCCTTACAGTAGAAGCTCCAGATTTACATGAGGGTGTGATAGGGATCATTGCAGGTCGGCTTAGGGACTTATATTATAGACCGATCCTTGTTTTAACACCATCTGAAGAAGATCCGGATATTTACACCGGAAGTGGTAGAAGTGTGGAAGGGTTTCATCTTTTTAATGCATTATCAGAACTGGATCATTTAATGATCAAATTTGGTGGGCATGCCAATGCATGTGGCTTAAAAATTAAACGTGAAAACATTGATGTCCTAAGGAATAAACTGAACCAATGTATAGAAAAAGAGCTTAAAAAAAATCCTGATTTATTGAAAAAGAAAGTAAATATATATGCTGAAATGACACCAGATCATGTAGATGAAGAATTAATTGATCAATTAAAAAGGTTGGAGCCTTATGGAATGGGAAATGAAAAACCAATGTTTGTGATGAAGAATCTATCTTTGTGTAAGGATAGTCCTGTACAGTCACTTGGGAAAGAAAATCAGCATGTTAAAATAAATCAATTTAATCAAGGTGAAAATTTGATCAGTGGAAATATTGAAATCATTGGTTTTGGGTATACAGAGGATGCGGGTAAAATTTTCGAAAAATCTTCCTTTTTTGATTTGGTTTTTTTCCCTCAAATAAATGAGTGGAGAGGGAAAAAAACAAAACAGTTATTGATAGGAGATATGAAAGCGTCCGATAAGCGATGA
- a CDS encoding flavodoxin family protein, translating into MITAIMPEISEELKYYADQLLDGIPCEVFTCSADLSEQKILAMNRLVFFIQLDEWGNNLSLLNLLKTIESINPFIFRKCTAMLVVKSNNEWFTKSFATSLIFILNQKGCRFIGHPLLEMTKDLKNLWRWEKTSGVPRKELVYQIGRQTLHRLLNNDMVHSAKPRITVLHASSKKTSNTFQLWNMVKQNLSSVQVEEFHVENGTLIDCIGCQYQTCLYYGKQKSCFYGGDMIKEILPSMEKANALLWLCPNYNDAISANLTAVINRMTALYRAMSFYDKYVFSIIVSGNSGSDSVARQLIGALNINKGFHLSPFFCLTATAYEPGSILEVPSIEKRAANFAAHMMKEISF; encoded by the coding sequence ATGATTACTGCCATTATGCCTGAAATATCCGAGGAATTAAAATATTATGCCGATCAATTGCTAGATGGTATTCCTTGTGAAGTCTTCACTTGCTCTGCCGATTTATCTGAGCAAAAGATTCTTGCAATGAATCGCCTTGTTTTTTTTATTCAATTAGACGAGTGGGGAAACAATCTTTCCCTTTTGAACTTATTGAAAACAATAGAGTCAATAAACCCTTTTATCTTTAGAAAGTGTACAGCGATGCTAGTTGTTAAAAGCAACAACGAGTGGTTTACTAAGTCTTTCGCAACCAGTCTTATTTTTATTCTTAACCAAAAGGGTTGTCGCTTTATTGGTCATCCTTTACTTGAAATGACCAAAGACCTTAAAAATTTGTGGCGCTGGGAGAAAACTTCTGGTGTTCCCAGAAAAGAACTAGTTTACCAAATAGGTAGACAAACTTTGCACCGATTATTAAACAATGATATGGTTCATTCTGCCAAGCCAAGAATAACTGTTTTACATGCCAGTTCAAAAAAAACATCTAACACCTTTCAACTCTGGAACATGGTGAAACAAAATTTATCATCCGTTCAAGTAGAGGAGTTCCATGTAGAAAATGGTACTTTAATTGACTGTATTGGCTGCCAATACCAGACATGCCTATACTATGGCAAACAAAAGAGCTGTTTTTATGGCGGGGATATGATTAAAGAAATTTTACCTTCAATGGAAAAAGCTAATGCGTTGCTATGGCTTTGTCCAAATTATAATGATGCCATCTCAGCAAATTTAACAGCTGTCATAAACCGAATGACAGCCTTATATCGAGCAATGTCTTTTTATGATAAATATGTTTTTTCAATTATTGTGTCTGGCAACTCGGGTAGTGACTCTGTTGCTAGGCAGCTGATTGGTGCCTTAAACATTAATAAGGGATTTCATCTTTCTCCTTTTTTCTGTCTCACAGCTACCGCCTATGAACCCGGAAGTATTTTGGAGGTTCCTTCTATTGAAAAAAGAGCGGCAAATTTCGCCGCTCACATGATGAAAGAGATATCTTTTTAA
- a CDS encoding amidohydrolase — MKKLIKNATILTMESNRLVKGDIGIEKDRISFIGKMPDHFDPEYEIDATNHIVMPGMVNAHSHSAMSLLRNYADDIPFWEWLTEKVWPIEAKMNNKDVYWGTMISIAEMIRSGTTAYADMYFHSEETAKASVEAGIRCSVAKGLVGSSEDDEQRMTDTRTLYKEWNGAGDGIISVMAGPHAPYTCDAKFLGKVMNLSDELNIPIHIHLSESEKEIEESIKKHGKSPIAHVHSLGLFEHHVLAAHCVYLMPGDIQLLGEENIYVAHNPLSNLKLGNGIAPIHEMKEAGVNIVLGTDSSCSNNNLNLFEEMKMASLLAKGKTTDSTVLSAFETLQMATINGAKALNLEESIGVLKVGGKADLIMINMDQPHWYPHQNLISSLVYSSHGSDVETVIINGKVVMEKKEFKTIDVEKIKYESKKIVERIY, encoded by the coding sequence ATGAAAAAACTGATTAAAAATGCAACCATACTGACCATGGAATCAAATCGGTTGGTGAAAGGCGATATAGGGATTGAAAAAGATAGGATTAGCTTTATTGGGAAAATGCCTGATCATTTTGATCCTGAATATGAAATTGACGCGACAAATCATATTGTAATGCCGGGAATGGTTAACGCCCATTCGCATAGTGCGATGTCACTTTTGAGAAATTATGCAGATGATATACCGTTCTGGGAGTGGTTAACAGAAAAAGTATGGCCTATCGAAGCTAAAATGAATAATAAGGATGTATACTGGGGAACAATGATTAGCATTGCGGAAATGATACGTTCTGGTACTACGGCATATGCAGATATGTATTTTCACTCAGAAGAAACAGCAAAAGCGTCTGTAGAAGCAGGGATAAGGTGCTCTGTTGCAAAAGGCCTTGTAGGATCATCAGAAGATGATGAACAGCGTATGACGGATACACGCACTCTTTATAAAGAATGGAACGGAGCTGGCGATGGAATTATAAGCGTGATGGCAGGGCCTCACGCTCCATATACTTGTGATGCCAAATTCTTAGGAAAAGTCATGAACCTTTCTGATGAACTAAATATACCGATACACATTCACCTTTCGGAAAGTGAGAAAGAAATAGAAGAAAGCATAAAAAAGCATGGGAAGTCTCCTATTGCTCACGTTCACAGTCTGGGTCTTTTCGAACATCATGTGCTGGCAGCACATTGCGTTTACTTAATGCCAGGAGATATTCAACTTTTAGGGGAAGAAAATATTTATGTCGCACATAATCCGCTCAGCAATTTGAAACTAGGGAACGGAATAGCGCCGATCCACGAAATGAAAGAGGCAGGAGTAAATATTGTACTGGGAACAGATAGCTCTTGCAGTAACAACAACCTAAATCTTTTTGAAGAAATGAAGATGGCATCTTTATTAGCTAAAGGGAAAACAACAGATTCTACGGTTTTATCAGCTTTTGAAACATTACAAATGGCAACGATAAATGGAGCAAAAGCGTTAAACTTAGAAGAAAGCATTGGCGTATTAAAAGTTGGAGGAAAAGCAGATCTTATTATGATCAATATGGATCAACCTCACTGGTATCCTCATCAGAACCTAATATCATCCTTAGTATATTCATCCCATGGTTCGGATGTAGAGACGGTCATCATAAATGGAAAAGTAGTCATGGAAAAGAAAGAATTTAAGACCATCGACGTAGAAAAAATCAAATATGAATCAAAAAAAATAGTTGAACGAATATACTAA
- a CDS encoding NAD-dependent deacylase, which produces MMVQDSDIQQLARWIVQSKKTVIFTGAGMSTESGIPDFRSDQGLWKKTDPMEVATVEAMNHRYDLFHEFYSIRIKNVQKKKPHTGYSVLAEWEKKENLTAVATQNVDRYHRKAGSDNVYELHGALEAVRCIRAGHSASVEDFLNKQPCSQCGSSLRPGVVLFGEMLPQQSWENALNQIQQSDLLMIIGTSLQVHPVNMLPSMAKGKVVLINRDDIQGSYHFDLILKGSAEKILNDVNQRIKEQKNQ; this is translated from the coding sequence ATGATGGTTCAAGATTCTGATATTCAACAACTGGCTCGATGGATCGTCCAATCAAAAAAAACAGTCATTTTTACAGGTGCTGGAATGTCAACGGAAAGTGGGATACCTGATTTTAGATCTGATCAAGGTCTTTGGAAAAAAACAGATCCAATGGAAGTAGCGACCGTAGAGGCGATGAATCATCGATATGATCTTTTTCATGAGTTTTATTCTATACGGATTAAAAATGTACAAAAGAAAAAACCACATACAGGTTATTCTGTATTAGCTGAATGGGAAAAAAAAGAAAACCTGACGGCTGTGGCGACACAGAATGTTGACAGATATCATCGAAAAGCAGGAAGTGATAATGTGTACGAATTACATGGAGCCTTAGAAGCTGTACGATGCATTCGTGCCGGACATTCTGCTTCAGTCGAAGATTTTTTGAATAAGCAGCCGTGTTCTCAATGTGGCAGTTCTTTAAGACCAGGTGTTGTCTTATTTGGAGAAATGTTACCACAACAGTCTTGGGAAAATGCATTAAACCAGATACAGCAGTCAGACCTATTAATGATTATTGGAACTAGCTTGCAAGTACATCCAGTGAATATGCTTCCCTCAATGGCTAAAGGAAAAGTAGTACTCATCAATCGGGATGACATACAAGGATCTTACCACTTTGATCTTATTCTGAAAGGTTCAGCGGAAAAAATACTTAACGATGTGAATCAAAGAATTAAGGAGCAAAAAAATCAATGA